A genomic stretch from Telopea speciosissima isolate NSW1024214 ecotype Mountain lineage chromosome 7, Tspe_v1, whole genome shotgun sequence includes:
- the LOC122670152 gene encoding probable choline kinase 2 codes for MGVVDDMDKNREDPLPGEAKSILQSLASSWDDIIDSNALQVIPLKGAFTNKVYQIKWPTRIGEPSRKVLVRIYGEGVDIFFDRNDEIQTFEFISKQGQGPRLLGRFPSGRIEEFIHARTLSAPDFRNPEISALIAAKLKEFHDLDMPGSKNVILWDRMKNWLSAAKHLSTPEEANSFCLDTMDEEISDLEKKLSGNDQHIGFCHNDLQYGNIMIEEKTMSVTIIDYEYTSYNPVAYDIANHFCEMAADYHTETPHIMDFDKYPGLEERKRFVHIYLSSSGGHPSELEVERLVQDIEKYGLASHLVWGLWGIISGHVNKIDFDYMEYARQRFRQYWLMKPSLLGSSAVQPP; via the exons ATGGGTGTGGTagatgatatggataagaatAGAGAAGATCCTCTCCCTGGTGAAGCAAAGAGTATTTTACAGtcattggcttctagttgggaTGATATCATTGATTCAAATGCATTACAGGTGATCCCGCTAAAGGGTGCATTCACCAATAAGGTCTACCAGATCAAGTGGCCAACAAGAATTGGAGAACCCAGCCGAAAGGTTTTGGTTCGGATTTATGGGGAAGGTGTGGACATATTCTTTGACCGGAATGATGAGATCCAAACTTTTGAGTTCATCTCAAAGCAGGGGCAGGGACCTCGTCTGCTAGGTCGTTTCCCTAGTGGGCGGATTGAGGAGTTCATTCATGCACGG ACACTATCGGCACCTGACTTCCGCAACCCAGAAATATCAGCTCTAATAGCAGCTAAATTAAAGGAGTTCCATGATCTTGACATGCCCGGTTCAAAGAATGTAATCCTCTGGGATAGAATGAA AAACTGGCTTAGCGCAGCCAAACATTTGAGTACCCCTGAAGAAGCTAACTCTTTCTGTTTGGATACCATGGATGAGGAAATCTCGGATTTAGAAAAGAAGTTGTCAGGAAACGATCAACATATAGGGTTTTGCCACAATGATTTGCAGTATGGAAACATAATGATCGAGGAAAAGACCATGTCAGTAACTATAATT GACTATGAGTACACAAGTTACAACCCTGTGGCCTATGATATAGCAAATCACTTTTGTGAGATGGCTGCTGACTATCATACAGAAACGCCTCATATTATGGACTTCGATAAATACCCAG GTTTGGAGGAACGCAAAAGATTTGTGCATATATACCTGAGTTCTTCTG GGGGTCATCCCAGTGAGCTTGAGGTGGAACGGCTAGTCCAAGATATAGAAAAGTATGGTCTTGCAAGCCATCTAGTCTGGGGCTTATGGGGAATTATTTCG GGACATGTTAACAAAATTGACTTTGATTACATGGAATATGCAAGGCAGAGGTTTCGACAGTACTGGTTAATGAAGCCATCACTTTTGGGTTCATCTGCGGTGCAGCCCCCATGA
- the LOC122670153 gene encoding psbP domain-containing protein 6, chloroplastic, giving the protein MATAYVTPLSHIFSTLNTSKISSFHSISINPTKSSGEFLHYQKLALHRREFLKGIILVPILWKEPPISEAREVEVGSYLPPSPSDPSFVLFKATSKDTPALRAGNVQPYEFLLPPTWKQMRVANILSGNYCQPKCAEPWVEVKFEDERQGKIQVVASPLIRLTNKPSATIEEIGSPEKLIASLGPFVTGSTYDPDELIETSVQKRGKQTYYTYVLETPFALTGSHNLAKATAKGNTVILFVASANDKQWQTSQKTLKAMLDSFQV; this is encoded by the exons ATGGCGACGGCCTACGTAACTCCGCTATCCCATATCTTCTCCACCTTAAACACTTCAAAAATTTCGTCATTTCACTCCATTTCTATCAATCCAACCAAAAGCTCCGGTGAATTTCTTCATTACCAGAAGCTTGCTTTACATAGAAGGGAATTCCTCAAAGGAATCATTTTAGTTCCGATTCTGTGGAAAGAACCTCCAATTTCAGAAGCCCGAGAGGTCGAAGTCGGTTCCTATCTCCCACCTTCGCCTTCTGATCCTTCCTTCGTCCTCTTCAAGGCCACTTCCAAAGATACTCCTGCTCTTCGTGCAG GAAATGTGCAGCCTTATGAATTCCTCCTCCCACCCACTTGGAAACAGATGCGTGTGGCCAACATACTATCTGGAAATTACTGCCAACCCAAGTGTGCAGAACCTTGGGTGGAGGTGAAATTTGAAGATGAGAGGCAGGGGAAAATCCAGGTTGTGGCTTCTCCATTGATACGCTTGACTAACAAACCCagtgctaccattgaagaaatTGGGAGCCCCGAAAAGTTGATTGCATCACTTGGTCCCTTTGTCACTGGAAGCACATATGATCCTGATGAACTTATTGAAACTTCTGTTCAAAAGCGCGGCAAACAGACG TACTACACATATGTGCTGGAGACTCCATTTGCCTTGACAGGTTCACACAATCTTGCAAAGGCTACTGCCAAGGGAAACACAGTCATCTTATTTGTTGCAAGTGCCAATGATAAACAGTGGCAGACATCTCAGAAAACTCTTAAAGCTATGCTTGATTCCTTCCAAGTGTAG